A portion of the Litorimonas taeanensis genome contains these proteins:
- a CDS encoding zinc-dependent metalloprotease, protein MRIIFLFCLIIMFSGVSACQPVASSKSSDPFAAFDHRPGFIDLYVNTDTNKVYAQLPEPDADGVSLRLIHTARLTAGLGSNPVGLDRGWGDSGKIIVFRRMGNKVIIEAENLTYRASPDNPLEQQAVRESFARSFIASLNIKSYKNGLTVDLTDFLQSDVLGLAQYLKDRDQGTFSIAKDRTFIDTQNVFAFPDNVEMDVFFTLSSAKPGREFSTTAANGQDATFIQHHSFVRLPDNGYTALKSDPRSGAIEHVYYDYSAPLSAPIETRLARRYRLEKDEAGKTIKPIVFYIDSGVPEPMLSALVEGAEWWKEAFTAAGYPDGYRVEILPEEAHPLDVRYNVVQWVHRQTRGWSYGGGVYDPRTGEMLKGHVNLGSLRVRQDRMIFEGLAGVENTDSGAADDPVQLALARIRQLSAHEVGHALGFAHNFAASTYDKGSVMDYPAPDIRVANGTLDFSRTYGVGVGPWDKFAATWLYKDMDAAEREALMQNAFDMGLAYVADSDARSIGTAHPLGNIWDNRADPIVGLEDAIAVRQYALDNFGLRNIQKGQAVSDLNKVLVPIYLYHRYQTAAAGKLLGGVSFNYSLKGDQRNGFEPVSSNRQRAALDAILTTLDPSFLDIDDEVLTLLNPGLVSYSIADSERELFKRTAYPVFDVTAAADTAADLTFDVLLHPQRAARMIELKRRDDNQLGFTEMLNITRQHVMQSPPSGRQNEIAKSVQARFAFALMDLSEQSQSPGVKARTDNMLRRVQTDLRAKGSGHGSWLDTKITAHLNKAAKAADPVPPAKALPPGGPIGMGLYSAHQYETCWHCETPSSE, encoded by the coding sequence GCCTTATTCACACTGCCCGGTTGACGGCAGGTCTGGGGTCTAATCCTGTGGGCCTTGATCGCGGCTGGGGTGATAGTGGGAAGATAATTGTTTTTCGGCGCATGGGAAATAAAGTCATCATCGAAGCCGAAAACTTAACCTATAGGGCAAGCCCTGATAATCCGCTTGAACAACAGGCTGTGAGAGAGAGTTTTGCGCGCTCCTTTATCGCAAGCTTGAACATTAAATCTTATAAGAATGGCCTGACAGTTGATTTAACTGACTTTCTCCAAAGTGATGTTTTAGGGTTAGCGCAATATTTAAAAGATCGTGACCAAGGCACTTTCTCCATTGCCAAAGATAGAACCTTTATTGACACCCAAAATGTTTTTGCTTTTCCCGACAATGTAGAAATGGATGTCTTTTTCACACTGTCCTCCGCAAAACCAGGGAGGGAGTTTTCGACAACAGCCGCGAATGGCCAAGATGCCACATTTATTCAGCATCATTCCTTTGTTCGCCTCCCTGACAATGGCTACACAGCTTTAAAATCAGACCCGCGTTCTGGGGCAATAGAACATGTTTATTATGATTATAGCGCTCCCTTATCAGCGCCTATAGAAACCCGCCTTGCGCGGCGATATCGCCTCGAAAAGGATGAAGCCGGCAAGACCATTAAACCCATCGTTTTTTACATCGATAGCGGCGTACCTGAGCCCATGCTTTCCGCTTTGGTAGAAGGCGCAGAGTGGTGGAAAGAGGCTTTCACGGCAGCAGGGTATCCAGATGGCTACCGTGTTGAAATCTTACCCGAAGAGGCTCACCCGCTTGATGTTCGTTATAATGTCGTTCAGTGGGTCCATCGCCAGACACGGGGCTGGTCTTATGGCGGCGGCGTTTATGACCCGCGTACGGGTGAAATGCTAAAAGGCCATGTTAATTTGGGCTCTCTACGCGTCCGCCAAGATCGCATGATTTTTGAAGGATTAGCCGGCGTTGAAAACACTGATAGCGGCGCAGCAGACGACCCGGTTCAATTAGCCCTCGCGCGCATTCGACAGCTCTCTGCACATGAAGTCGGGCACGCCTTAGGTTTTGCGCATAATTTTGCCGCAAGCACTTATGATAAAGGGTCCGTCATGGATTACCCTGCGCCAGATATCAGAGTTGCAAATGGCACACTTGATTTTAGCCGCACTTATGGCGTTGGTGTTGGGCCATGGGATAAATTTGCGGCGACATGGCTTTATAAGGATATGGATGCTGCTGAGCGTGAAGCCCTTATGCAAAACGCTTTTGACATGGGGTTAGCTTATGTTGCGGATAGTGATGCCCGTTCTATTGGCACAGCACATCCCTTGGGTAATATTTGGGATAATCGAGCCGATCCCATTGTGGGATTAGAAGACGCGATAGCCGTCAGGCAATACGCTTTAGATAATTTTGGTCTTCGGAATATTCAAAAAGGCCAAGCCGTTTCAGACCTTAACAAAGTTCTTGTACCAATATATTTATATCATCGTTATCAGACAGCTGCCGCAGGTAAACTTTTGGGCGGTGTGTCTTTTAATTATAGCCTTAAAGGCGACCAAAGAAATGGATTTGAGCCAGTGTCATCAAATCGTCAACGCGCTGCGCTTGACGCCATTCTTACGACATTAGACCCAAGCTTTCTTGATATTGATGATGAGGTTCTGACGTTACTTAATCCTGGACTTGTCAGCTATTCCATAGCCGATAGTGAGCGTGAATTATTCAAACGCACCGCCTATCCCGTATTCGATGTGACCGCAGCAGCGGATACTGCCGCCGATCTTACCTTTGACGTCCTTTTACACCCCCAGCGCGCCGCACGCATGATAGAATTGAAACGTCGCGATGATAATCAATTGGGTTTTACTGAAATGCTCAATATTACTCGTCAACACGTCATGCAAAGCCCCCCCTCTGGGCGGCAGAACGAAATTGCGAAATCTGTCCAAGCGCGCTTTGCTTTTGCTTTGATGGACTTATCAGAGCAAAGTCAATCTCCTGGTGTTAAGGCGCGTACAGACAATATGTTAAGGCGGGTTCAAACAGACTTACGCGCCAAAGGCTCTGGCCATGGCTCTTGGCTTGATACAAAAATTACAGCGCATCTAAACAAAGCTGCTAAGGCTGCCGACCCTGTACCGCCTGCCAAGGCGCTTCCACCCGGCGGCCCCATTGGGATGGGATTATATTCGGCCCATCAATATGAAACATGTTGGCACTGCGAAACCCCAAGCTCGGAATAG
- a CDS encoding YaiI/YqxD family protein — protein sequence MPHIYIDGDACPVREETYKVARRHKVHVTVVSNAFLRIPREPLFNFVCVSDAFDAADDYIADKAHEDTIVITSDILLAERCLKSGARVLGPNGEAFTMNSIGSKIAMRAIMADLRAGAEMPNIGGPPPFSPKDRSRFLEALHLMIVKY from the coding sequence ATGCCACATATTTACATTGATGGTGATGCCTGCCCAGTCCGCGAAGAAACCTATAAAGTTGCCCGTCGGCACAAGGTCCATGTCACTGTCGTCAGCAATGCTTTCCTACGTATCCCGCGCGAGCCCTTATTTAATTTTGTTTGTGTTTCAGATGCCTTTGATGCGGCAGATGACTATATTGCTGACAAAGCTCATGAAGATACGATTGTTATTACATCAGATATCCTTTTGGCTGAACGCTGTCTGAAATCTGGTGCCCGTGTCTTAGGCCCAAATGGCGAAGCCTTTACAATGAACTCTATTGGCTCCAAAATTGCCATGCGCGCAATTATGGCCGATTTGAGAGCGGGCGCCGAAATGCCTAATATAGGCGGGCCACCTCCATTCAGCCCGAAGGATAGATCGCGTTTTTTAGAGGCGTTGCACTTAATGATAGTAAAGTACTAA